The sequence GAGCGTGCTGTTTATCGCCATCTTTTATGGCATTGCCATTATCTGGGAGCGGGACCTGGGGATCATTCATAAATTTCTGGCCAGCCCCACTCCGCGATCAGCCCTGGTACTGGGGAAAGCGCTGTCCGCTGGTGTGCGCAGCCTCTCTCAGGCAATCATTATCTACCTGCTGGCCATGATCCTGGGGGTGAAAATGAACTGGTCACCCCTGGCGCTCCTGGGCGTCCTGGTGATCGTGATGCTGGGTGCAGCCTTTTTTTCCACCTTTTCCCTGATTATTGCCTGCCTGGTTAAAACCCGCGAGCGATTTATGGGTATAGGCCAGATTCTGACCGTACCGCTCTTTTTCGCCAGCAATGCCATCTATCCGATTTCGATGATGCCGGCCTGGCTGAGAGTGATAGCCAGAATCAATCCGCTGACCTACGAGGTGGATGCCCTGCGTACCCTGATGCTGGCCGGGAGGATGAGCTCTTCCTCCACCACCAGGCTGGGGCTGGATTTTGCGATCCTTTTGGCAGCTACAGCTATTCTGGTAATTATCGGCGGCAAGGTGTATTCGAGAGCTGCTGTTTAGAACACTCCTTATCAGGGCTTTTGACGCAATCCCTGCAATTTCCTTTTCAACTCATCGATCTTTCTGTCCCGCTCCCGCAACGCGACCTTATGATCATATCGATCGGTGTTACTCATGGCGCTGCTCATACAACCGGCAGGCAAGCCTTTCTTTCTGGTGGCTGAGACTGTTTCCCGGCAGTCAAACCAGGCTATGGTGTAATAACAATGATCCAGGTCCACTTCATTGGGATAAAGCGTTATCGAGCTGGTAGTAAAGATTCCTGTTTTGCCAGGCAGTATGGCTGTATCGGTGACACCTTCGACATCCGGCAGGTAAACGGCTGTACCCTGAACAAAATTCAAAGGCGCAAGGCCGATCATTGTACCATCCCCATCTTTCAGGATAAATGTTATCGAGCCAAAGAGGGCCGTTTTGATCCCCCGGTTTTTTATCCTGCCTGACAGCTCCAGAAAGCCGTGGTCATCGGCAGAGTTTGATATTGGACCATCCACCACCAAATCAGCATCCGGAGGGGAGGTTGTGTCTTCCCTCCAGTCAATCTCATAATCATAATAGAAAATATTTTCATCCGGGATATCCGTGTACACTGCAAATCCGCCTACATCACCATCGTGTTCCAGAATGGCATTGCTTTCAACATCCACTTCAGTCAAGGTCTTGTTCGTGCCCTGTACATAGGCAGAAGAGGTAGACACGGGTTCAAGCGGAGTCAGGGAAGCATCCAGCAGGGTAAATGTTATTTTACAGAAAGTTGCATCTACGATGCCCAGATTTTTCAACTCACCGAGCAGCACCGTACACCCTTGGGCATCTACAATCCGGGTTACCTGATCTTTATGTAACACTACCTCTGCTCCATGTCCTTGTGGCGGCGGGTCAATGTCCTGGCTGGAGGCAATCCTGATATTAATTGAATCAGTGGAGCTTGCACCGTCACTATCTATTGCCTTCAAGGTAATAATGTAAGTTCCTGCTGACAACGTATCTGGAGAAAAGAAAGGTCCAAACGCCGCGGGAGTATCCATTTCGAATGCCCACCATTTCGATGCCCACCATTGCAGTGAGTTGCCGGTCAATTGCCCGTCTTCCCGGTCAGTACCAGTCCCGCTGATGATAAGGGAATCACCTTCGGTGAAGGTTTTTCTCTGAGGGCGGGCTATGGCCGCTGTAGGAAATGTATTGACTGTATCGATAAAAGTACCATCACTTTTCCGGCTTCCATCGTTACTTTCTTCACTCCTGCAACCATGAAGCCATAAGCTCAGACATAACAAGAGGATCAATGCCGTAATCCTTCGCATGATATTTACTCCCCTCTGGTAACTTTACCTTAGTATTCTATTTATTCTTATTGAGTTATGATAAAGTCTTATGTTCATAATATTAGTATATTAATCTATCTTATATTAAAA comes from bacterium and encodes:
- a CDS encoding ABC transporter permease — translated: MDKTLTITGLEVRKIRHDPTELIMRATQPVLWLLVFGQVFTHSKVIPTGQLRYLDFMAPGILAQSVLFIAIFYGIAIIWERDLGIIHKFLASPTPRSALVLGKALSAGVRSLSQAIIIYLLAMILGVKMNWSPLALLGVLVIVMLGAAFFSTFSLIIACLVKTRERFMGIGQILTVPLFFASNAIYPISMMPAWLRVIARINPLTYEVDALRTLMLAGRMSSSSTTRLGLDFAILLAATAILVIIGGKVYSRAAV